One stretch of Methylopila sp. 73B DNA includes these proteins:
- a CDS encoding cupredoxin family copper-binding protein codes for MRSFLLAAALSLALPAGAAFAQAITVVDQAPADAVTVSIANMAFATEEVKVKKGGSVTWTNDDEIAHNVHFRNGPAKGDPKAQGKMLNKGESYTVTFGEAGTYDYICTPHPMMKAKVIVE; via the coding sequence ATGCGCTCGTTCCTGCTCGCCGCCGCCCTGTCCCTCGCCCTGCCCGCCGGCGCCGCCTTCGCCCAGGCCATCACCGTCGTCGACCAGGCGCCCGCCGACGCCGTCACGGTGTCGATCGCCAACATGGCCTTCGCGACCGAGGAGGTGAAGGTGAAGAAGGGCGGCAGCGTGACCTGGACCAACGACGACGAGATCGCCCACAACGTCCATTTCCGCAACGGCCCGGCGAAGGGCGACCCGAAGGCCCAGGGCAAGATGCTGAACAAGGGCGAGAGCTACACCGTGACCTTCGGCGAAGCCGGGACCTACGACTACATTTGCACGCCGCATCCGATGATGAAGGCGAAGGTCATCGTCGAGTAA
- the rsmD gene encoding 16S rRNA (guanine(966)-N(2))-methyltransferase RsmD yields the protein MRIVGGKFKGRALKGPAADSRAIRPTTDRLREAVFNVLAHAYGDPAAGARVLDLFAGTGALGFEALSRGARFALFVDEGAEARACLRANVETLGLGGQTRIARRDATRMGPVGATAPFDLVFADPPYARGLGERALSSAREGGWLAPGALVVWEEAADVEAIAPAGFDTLEIRTYGDTRLAVLRVA from the coding sequence GTGCGGATCGTCGGGGGTAAATTCAAGGGCCGCGCCCTGAAGGGCCCGGCCGCGGACTCGCGCGCGATCCGTCCCACGACGGACCGGCTGCGCGAGGCCGTGTTTAACGTGCTGGCTCACGCCTATGGCGATCCGGCCGCCGGCGCGCGCGTGCTCGACCTGTTCGCCGGCACGGGAGCGCTCGGCTTCGAGGCGCTGTCGCGCGGGGCGCGGTTCGCGCTGTTCGTCGACGAGGGGGCCGAGGCCCGCGCGTGCCTTCGCGCCAATGTGGAGACGCTCGGCCTCGGCGGGCAAACGCGCATCGCGCGCCGCGACGCCACCCGCATGGGCCCCGTCGGCGCGACCGCTCCGTTCGATCTTGTCTTCGCCGATCCCCCCTATGCGCGGGGGTTGGGGGAGCGCGCCTTGTCCTCGGCGCGCGAAGGCGGCTGGCTGGCGCCCGGCGCGCTGGTCGTCTGGGAAGAAGCGGCGGACGTCGAGGCCATCGCGCCCGCTGGATTCGATACGCTCGAAATCCGCACGTACGGCGACACCCGGCTCGCGGTGCTGCGCGTGGCCTGA
- the xseA gene encoding exodeoxyribonuclease VII large subunit encodes MPPSDAAASNALEVSVSELSQQLKRTVEDTFGYVRVRGEISGYRGPHSSGHAYFALKDEGAKIDAVVWRGSFGKLRFKPEEGMEVIATGRLTTYPGKSAYQIVIDTLEPAGVGALMALLEERKRKFQAEGLFAAERKRPIPYLPEVIGVVTSPTGAVIRDILHRVSDRFPRRVIVWPVRVQGETAAAEVAAAIRGFNALGAGGLIPRPDVLIVARGGGSLEDLWGFNEEIVVRAAAESAIPLVSAVGHETDTTLIDYVSDRRAPTPTAAAEMVTPVRAELLAATAERGARLRAATLRGMEARRTELRSAARALPTLETLIQIPRQRLDHAAARLRPALTANAGRHRARFAAASARLQPAALTQRVHLGRERAEGLSARLERAATALAEKRRDRLASVWKLVRSLSYEGVLERGYALVLNAEGHVLRRAAEVGDGEQVRLKFQDGERAATAGEGAAPPPPSAPAAQPAPRKEAKPRKPAPAPQSDLFG; translated from the coding sequence ATGCCCCCGTCCGACGCCGCCGCCAGCAACGCCCTCGAAGTCTCGGTCTCCGAACTGTCCCAGCAGCTCAAGCGGACGGTCGAGGACACCTTCGGCTATGTCCGCGTGCGCGGCGAGATCTCCGGCTACCGGGGCCCGCATTCGTCCGGCCACGCCTATTTCGCGCTGAAGGACGAGGGCGCGAAGATCGACGCCGTGGTCTGGCGCGGGTCGTTCGGAAAGCTACGGTTCAAGCCGGAGGAGGGCATGGAGGTGATCGCCACCGGCCGCCTCACCACCTACCCCGGCAAGTCCGCCTACCAGATCGTCATCGACACGCTGGAGCCCGCGGGCGTCGGCGCGCTCATGGCGTTGCTCGAAGAGCGTAAGCGCAAGTTCCAGGCCGAGGGCCTGTTCGCAGCCGAGCGCAAGCGTCCGATCCCCTACCTTCCGGAGGTGATCGGCGTCGTAACGTCTCCCACCGGCGCGGTGATCCGCGACATCCTCCACCGGGTGTCCGACCGGTTTCCGCGGCGGGTGATCGTGTGGCCGGTGCGCGTGCAGGGCGAGACCGCGGCGGCCGAGGTCGCGGCCGCGATCCGCGGCTTCAACGCGCTTGGCGCGGGCGGCCTGATCCCGCGGCCGGACGTGCTGATCGTCGCCCGCGGCGGCGGCAGCCTCGAGGACCTGTGGGGCTTCAACGAGGAGATCGTGGTGCGCGCCGCGGCGGAGAGCGCGATCCCGCTGGTCTCCGCTGTGGGTCACGAGACCGACACCACGCTGATCGACTACGTCTCCGACCGGCGCGCGCCGACGCCGACCGCCGCCGCCGAGATGGTGACGCCGGTGCGCGCCGAACTGCTGGCCGCGACCGCCGAACGCGGCGCCCGGCTCCGCGCCGCGACGCTTCGGGGCATGGAGGCGCGCCGGACCGAACTGCGCTCCGCCGCGCGCGCGTTGCCGACGCTCGAGACTCTGATCCAGATCCCCCGCCAGCGCCTGGACCACGCCGCCGCCCGGCTCCGGCCCGCGCTCACCGCCAACGCCGGCCGCCACCGCGCCCGCTTCGCCGCCGCCTCCGCGCGGCTCCAGCCGGCCGCTCTGACTCAGCGCGTTCATCTCGGGCGCGAACGGGCGGAAGGCCTTTCAGCCCGGCTGGAGCGTGCGGCGACGGCGCTCGCAGAGAAACGTCGCGACCGGCTGGCCTCGGTCTGGAAGCTCGTGCGCAGCCTCAGCTACGAGGGCGTGCTGGAGCGCGGCTACGCGCTGGTGCTGAACGCCGAGGGCCATGTGCTGCGCCGCGCCGCCGAGGTGGGCGACGGCGAGCAGGTGCGCCTGAAGTTCCAGGACGGCGAGCGCGCCGCGACCGCCGGCGAGGGCGCCGCGCCGCCCCCGCCCTCCGCCCCGGCGGCGCAACCCGCTCCGCGCAAGGAGGCGAAGCCGCGCAAGCCCGCGCCCGCGCCGCAGTCGGACCTGTTCGGCTGA
- a CDS encoding alpha/beta hydrolase: MAKAALADLFPGFAPRWIDVADDVRLFARVGGEGPPLLLLHGYPQTHVGWRKVAPLLAERFTVVLPDLRGYGWSSVPPPVPENYAKRVMARDMVGLMRALGHERFALAGHDRGGRVGYRLALDHPDRVAKLALLDIVPTERMWAGFGRARALSAYHWAFLAQPAPFPETLIAADPTYFLEWTLASWTAAKTLDAFGCEALNHYRAFFADPGRVAATCADYRAGATLDVADDEADRAAGRRIGAPVLALWGEAGFPGQGGGRPIDVWRDWADDVRGEAIACGHFLPEEAPQATAKALLTFFGDLV; this comes from the coding sequence ATGGCCAAGGCCGCGCTCGCCGACCTGTTTCCGGGCTTTGCGCCGCGCTGGATCGACGTGGCGGACGACGTCCGCCTGTTCGCGCGCGTCGGCGGGGAGGGGCCGCCGCTCCTGCTGCTGCACGGCTACCCCCAGACCCATGTCGGCTGGCGCAAGGTCGCGCCCCTGCTCGCGGAGCGCTTCACCGTCGTGCTTCCGGACCTGCGCGGCTACGGCTGGTCCTCCGTTCCGCCCCCGGTTCCGGAAAACTACGCCAAACGCGTGATGGCCAGGGACATGGTCGGCCTGATGCGCGCTCTCGGCCACGAGCGTTTCGCCCTGGCCGGCCACGACCGCGGCGGCCGCGTCGGTTATCGCCTGGCGCTCGACCACCCCGATCGCGTCGCGAAGCTCGCCCTGCTCGATATCGTGCCGACGGAGCGGATGTGGGCGGGCTTCGGCCGCGCGCGGGCGCTCTCGGCCTACCACTGGGCCTTTCTCGCCCAGCCGGCGCCGTTTCCCGAGACGCTGATCGCGGCCGATCCCACCTATTTCCTCGAATGGACGCTCGCGAGCTGGACCGCGGCGAAGACGCTCGACGCCTTCGGCTGCGAGGCGCTCAATCATTACCGCGCGTTCTTCGCCGATCCCGGCCGCGTGGCGGCGACCTGCGCGGACTACCGCGCCGGCGCGACGCTCGACGTCGCGGACGACGAGGCCGACCGCGCGGCGGGCCGGCGCATCGGGGCGCCCGTCCTGGCGCTGTGGGGCGAGGCCGGCTTTCCCGGCCAGGGCGGCGGGCGGCCGATCGACGTCTGGCGGGACTGGGCCGACGACGTGCGCGGCGAGGCGATCGCCTGCGGCCACTTCCTGCCCGAAGAAGCGCCGCAGGCGACCGCCAAAGCGCTCCTGACCTTCTTCGGAGACCTTGTGTGA
- a CDS encoding sensor domain-containing diguanylate cyclase produces the protein MAATRRALSIRERRLLDALASPVLVVTGDDVPVLIAMNPAARRLLGRSSAGRPTLERAIGAEAAAALAKAIASMAQGGPGPSVTVACGAAGMIRFDLGRDPRDPGLVMIALRGATDALSAIDELAQMRSVLESLPVGVEIYDRDFNALFYNGASDALFDYEGAAVLSHGAWWRHAFPDPALRRAAREDWRRTIAAAKADPSRAHMREWTVRARDGDTRTVQFYYRFLGDRFTLVLWDVTEQRRMESELRAAARTDALTGVANRRRFAERLAHDIATARSRGEPLALIALDIDHFKAINDRFGHAVGDEVLKAVAKRAAGALRHDDMIARVGGEEFAALLPRATGDEAKLVADRLHRAIVSLPIALEGLTLGVTISLGGALLRAEDAAPETLTARADAALYAAKARGRNRVAFEGD, from the coding sequence ATGGCGGCGACCCGTCGAGCGCTTTCGATCCGAGAGCGACGTCTGCTCGACGCGCTCGCGAGCCCGGTGCTCGTCGTCACAGGCGACGACGTCCCCGTTCTGATCGCCATGAACCCGGCCGCCCGCCGCCTGCTCGGGCGGTCCTCCGCGGGACGGCCGACCTTGGAGCGCGCGATCGGCGCCGAAGCCGCGGCGGCGCTCGCCAAGGCGATCGCGTCGATGGCGCAGGGCGGGCCGGGGCCCAGCGTCACGGTCGCCTGCGGCGCGGCGGGGATGATCCGCTTCGATCTCGGGCGGGATCCCCGCGACCCCGGCCTGGTCATGATCGCGCTGCGCGGCGCGACCGATGCCTTGAGCGCGATCGATGAGTTGGCTCAGATGCGCTCGGTGCTGGAGTCGCTGCCGGTGGGCGTCGAGATCTACGACCGCGACTTCAACGCCCTGTTCTACAACGGCGCGTCAGACGCGCTGTTCGACTACGAGGGCGCGGCGGTGCTCAGCCACGGCGCCTGGTGGCGGCACGCCTTTCCGGATCCCGCGTTGAGGCGGGCCGCTCGGGAGGACTGGCGGCGCACCATCGCCGCGGCGAAGGCCGACCCGTCGCGCGCCCACATGCGGGAGTGGACCGTGCGGGCCCGGGACGGCGACACCCGGACGGTGCAGTTCTACTACCGGTTCCTCGGCGATCGCTTCACGCTCGTGCTGTGGGACGTCACCGAGCAGCGCCGGATGGAATCGGAGCTCCGCGCGGCGGCCCGCACCGACGCGCTGACGGGCGTGGCGAACCGGCGCCGCTTCGCGGAGAGGCTCGCCCACGACATCGCCACTGCGCGCTCCCGCGGCGAGCCTCTGGCGCTGATCGCGCTCGACATCGACCACTTCAAGGCGATCAACGATCGGTTCGGGCACGCAGTCGGCGACGAGGTCTTGAAGGCGGTCGCGAAGCGCGCGGCGGGCGCGCTCCGCCACGACGACATGATCGCGCGGGTGGGCGGCGAGGAGTTCGCGGCCCTGCTGCCGAGGGCGACCGGCGACGAAGCGAAACTGGTCGCCGACCGCCTGCACAGGGCGATCGTCAGTTTGCCGATCGCCCTCGAGGGGCTGACGCTCGGGGTGACGATCAGCCTCGGCGGGGCCCTGCTGCGGGCCGAAGACGCCGCCCCGGAAACGCTGACGGCCCGCGCGGACGCAGCGCTCTACGCGGCCAAGGCCCGCGGCCGCAACCGCGTGGCGTTCGAAGGCGACTGA
- a CDS encoding nucleoside deaminase, which produces MERALAEARAAAARGEVPVGAVVARDGQVIAAAGNLTRARNDPTAHAEIVAIRLACEALGAERLTGCDLHVTLEPCPMCAGAISFARIRRLYFGAEDPKGGAVTSGVRLYDQPTCHHAPEVYPGIAERDAADLLRVFFQGLRDPISDR; this is translated from the coding sequence ATGGAGCGCGCCCTCGCCGAGGCGCGGGCCGCCGCCGCCCGCGGCGAGGTGCCCGTGGGCGCCGTCGTGGCCCGCGACGGCCAAGTGATCGCCGCCGCCGGCAACCTGACCCGCGCGCGCAACGACCCGACCGCGCACGCCGAGATCGTCGCCATCCGCCTCGCCTGCGAGGCGCTGGGCGCGGAGCGCCTCACCGGCTGCGACCTGCACGTGACGCTGGAGCCCTGCCCGATGTGCGCCGGCGCGATCTCCTTCGCCCGCATCCGCCGGCTGTACTTCGGCGCGGAGGACCCGAAGGGCGGCGCCGTCACCTCCGGCGTGCGGCTCTACGACCAGCCGACCTGCCACCACGCGCCCGAGGTCTACCCCGGCATCGCGGAGCGCGACGCGGCCGACCTGCTCAGGGTCTTTTTTCAGGGCCTGCGCGATCCCATCTCCGATCGGTGA
- a CDS encoding DUF4112 domain-containing protein, which translates to MTAKAATGFAGRIEPSSRQTSLDDLDRLADLLDTRWRIPGTNWRFGVDAIASIVPVAGDLSTAVVSAYMIKRAHDLGAPNHILARMVGNVAIDTVVGSVPVIGTVFDFAFKANRRNMALLKKHFAGR; encoded by the coding sequence ATGACCGCCAAGGCCGCCACCGGCTTCGCTGGGCGCATAGAGCCGTCGTCGCGTCAGACGTCGCTGGACGATCTCGACCGGCTCGCCGATCTGCTCGACACGCGCTGGCGCATCCCCGGCACCAACTGGCGCTTCGGGGTCGACGCGATCGCCAGCATCGTGCCGGTGGCGGGCGACCTGTCGACCGCGGTGGTCTCGGCCTACATGATCAAGCGCGCCCACGACCTCGGCGCGCCGAACCACATTCTGGCGCGGATGGTCGGCAACGTCGCGATTGACACGGTGGTAGGCAGCGTGCCGGTGATCGGCACGGTGTTCGACTTCGCCTTCAAGGCGAACCGCCGCAACATGGCGTTGCTGAAGAAGCACTTCGCAGGGCGTTAG
- the mutL gene encoding DNA mismatch repair endonuclease MutL, whose protein sequence is MPVRLLTDTVANRIAAGEVVERPASVVKELAENALDAGARRIEVVLEGGGARLIRVSDDGCGMDRDDLVLAVERFATSKIASDDDLVGVATMGFRGEALPSIGAIARLEIATRTAGASHGWRLTVEGGAKGEVEPAALPHGTRIEVRDLFFATPARAKFLKSERAEAQAAAEVVRRLALAAPQVDFTLVVAERTLRFPAVAPDAAGFAERLAQVLGAEVAEAVIPIDGLRESARLLGHVGLSHLHRATAGAIYLSVNGRPVRDRLLVGALKAAYQDVMPRDRHPVAALDVRVGPGEVDVNVHPAKAEVRFRDAGLIRALLVSTVRSALAAHGPAPYAAGGAEIARFVARGPTPSPAYRPTAAPAPRWSAPARGFGESAQAAFSVDLVDLPPQAAPHVGEAAPDGARDRPLGAAKAHLHDTYVLAETCDGVVLVDAHAAHERLVYEELKRLRATSGVPRQELLVPDVVDLDPADAERVLAHAETLATLGLGVEGFGPGALLVRATPAPLGPCDGAALLRDVAEALAEGDAEAAPLARRLDHILATVACHGSVRSGRKLKPDEMNALLRAIEAEPAASTCNHGRPTFVRLSTADLEKLFGRR, encoded by the coding sequence ATGCCTGTCCGCCTCCTCACCGACACGGTCGCGAACCGGATCGCCGCCGGCGAGGTGGTCGAGCGTCCCGCCTCCGTGGTGAAGGAGCTCGCCGAAAACGCGCTCGACGCCGGCGCGCGGCGGATCGAGGTGGTGCTCGAGGGCGGCGGCGCCCGGCTCATCCGCGTCTCCGACGACGGCTGCGGGATGGACCGCGACGACCTCGTGCTCGCGGTCGAGCGTTTCGCCACCTCCAAGATCGCGTCCGACGACGACCTCGTCGGCGTCGCCACCATGGGCTTCCGCGGCGAGGCGCTGCCGTCGATCGGCGCGATCGCGAGGCTTGAGATCGCGACCCGCACGGCCGGCGCGTCGCACGGCTGGCGGCTGACGGTCGAGGGCGGCGCGAAGGGCGAGGTCGAGCCCGCGGCGCTGCCGCACGGCACGCGCATCGAGGTGCGCGACCTGTTTTTCGCCACGCCCGCCCGCGCCAAGTTCCTGAAGTCCGAGCGCGCGGAAGCGCAAGCCGCGGCCGAGGTGGTGCGACGGCTGGCGCTCGCCGCCCCGCAGGTCGACTTCACCCTCGTGGTGGCGGAGCGCACGCTCCGCTTTCCCGCGGTCGCGCCCGACGCCGCCGGCTTCGCCGAGCGCCTCGCGCAGGTGCTCGGCGCGGAGGTGGCGGAGGCGGTGATCCCGATCGACGGCCTGCGCGAGAGCGCCCGGCTGCTGGGCCATGTGGGCCTCAGCCATCTGCATCGGGCGACCGCGGGCGCGATCTACCTCTCGGTCAACGGCCGCCCGGTGCGCGACCGCCTGCTGGTCGGCGCGCTCAAGGCCGCCTATCAGGACGTCATGCCGCGCGACCGCCATCCCGTGGCGGCGCTCGATGTCCGGGTCGGCCCCGGCGAGGTCGACGTCAACGTGCATCCGGCCAAGGCCGAGGTGCGGTTCCGCGACGCCGGCCTGATCCGGGCGCTGCTGGTCTCGACCGTCCGCAGCGCCCTCGCCGCCCACGGCCCGGCGCCCTACGCCGCCGGCGGCGCCGAGATCGCGCGCTTCGTGGCCCGCGGCCCCACGCCGTCGCCCGCCTACCGGCCGACAGCAGCGCCCGCGCCGCGCTGGAGCGCGCCAGCCCGCGGCTTCGGCGAAAGCGCGCAGGCGGCGTTCTCCGTTGACCTCGTGGACCTTCCCCCGCAGGCCGCGCCGCATGTCGGCGAGGCCGCGCCCGACGGCGCCCGCGACCGGCCGCTGGGCGCCGCCAAGGCCCACCTCCACGACACCTACGTGCTGGCCGAGACCTGCGACGGCGTGGTCCTGGTCGACGCCCACGCCGCGCATGAGCGCCTGGTCTACGAGGAGCTGAAGCGGCTGCGGGCGACCTCGGGCGTGCCCCGGCAGGAGCTGCTGGTCCCCGACGTCGTCGACCTCGACCCGGCCGACGCGGAGCGCGTGCTCGCGCACGCCGAGACGCTCGCGACGCTCGGCCTCGGCGTCGAAGGCTTCGGCCCTGGCGCGCTGCTGGTGCGCGCGACGCCCGCCCCTCTCGGCCCCTGCGACGGCGCCGCGCTGCTGCGCGACGTCGCGGAGGCGCTCGCCGAAGGCGACGCCGAGGCCGCGCCGCTCGCCCGCAGGCTCGACCACATCCTGGCGACCGTCGCCTGCCACGGCTCGGTGCGCTCGGGCCGCAAGCTCAAGCCCGACGAGATGAACGCGCTGCTGCGGGCGATCGAGGCCGAGCCCGCCGCCTCGACCTGCAACCACGGCCGCCCGACCTTCGTGCGGCTCTCCACCGCCGACCTCGAAAAGCTGTTCGGCCGGCGGTGA
- a CDS encoding YqaE/Pmp3 family membrane protein has translation MDVVRILIAILLPPLGVFLQVGIGLHFWLNILLTLCGYIPGIIHAIWVIIRK, from the coding sequence ATGGACGTCGTCCGCATCCTGATCGCCATCCTGCTGCCGCCGCTCGGCGTGTTCCTGCAGGTCGGCATCGGCCTCCATTTCTGGCTGAACATCCTGCTGACGCTCTGCGGCTACATCCCGGGCATCATTCACGCCATCTGGGTGATCATCCGCAAATGA
- a CDS encoding patatin-like phospholipase family protein — translation MDNPAGRRIGLALGGGGARGLAHLHALEAFDELGLRPAAIAGVSIGAIYGAAYAAGLPAKELRAHTAAMLRDRGAVLSKLMKARVGRLTDLFGAGSRNPVLVDAELLLAQFLPEGVPETFDALQIPFVAVATDFFGRAEIRFDVGPLRPAVAASIAIPGLFRPIVHHDRTLIDGAMTNPLPFDALDDVDAVIAVDVTGGPVASEGRVPNAFETTLGSLQIMQTTIVAGKLARRPPEAVIRPNVEAITLLDFLKTTAVLRASEAAKDETKRAIEAVLG, via the coding sequence ATGGACAATCCGGCGGGCCGCAGGATCGGCCTCGCGCTTGGAGGCGGCGGCGCCCGCGGGCTGGCGCACCTTCATGCGCTCGAGGCCTTCGACGAGCTGGGCCTGCGCCCCGCGGCGATCGCGGGCGTGTCGATCGGCGCGATCTACGGCGCCGCCTACGCCGCGGGCCTGCCCGCCAAGGAGCTCCGCGCCCACACCGCGGCCATGCTGCGCGACCGCGGCGCGGTTCTCTCCAAGCTGATGAAGGCGCGGGTCGGCCGGCTGACCGACCTCTTCGGCGCCGGTTCGCGGAACCCGGTCCTCGTCGACGCCGAACTGCTACTCGCGCAGTTCCTGCCCGAAGGCGTGCCCGAGACCTTCGACGCGCTGCAGATTCCCTTCGTCGCCGTCGCGACCGATTTCTTCGGCCGCGCGGAAATCCGCTTCGACGTGGGGCCGTTGCGGCCGGCCGTCGCGGCGTCGATCGCGATCCCCGGGCTGTTCCGGCCGATCGTCCATCACGATAGGACGCTGATCGACGGCGCGATGACCAACCCGCTGCCGTTCGACGCGCTCGACGACGTCGACGCGGTGATCGCGGTCGACGTCACCGGCGGGCCGGTCGCAAGCGAAGGCCGCGTCCCGAACGCGTTCGAGACCACGCTGGGCTCGCTTCAGATCATGCAGACGACCATCGTCGCGGGAAAGCTCGCGCGCCGTCCGCCGGAAGCGGTGATCCGCCCCAACGTCGAGGCCATTACGCTGCTGGATTTCTTGAAGACCACCGCCGTCCTGCGCGCGAGCGAGGCGGCGAAGGACGAGACCAAGCGGGCGATCGAGGCCGTGTTGGGGTGA
- a CDS encoding pseudouridine synthase, protein MTDPTDRPDASPDDAATPPPGERVAKVIARAGLGSRREAEAWIEAGRVAVNGQTIDSAARNITAQDAVTVDGRPLPARERTRLWLYHKPRGYVTTTHDPEGRETVFEILPPAMPRVVTIGRLDINTEGLLLLTNDGGLARVLELPETGWLRRYRVRAFGRTTQDKLDALKDGVTIDGFAYGGIEATIERQQSDNVWLMIGLREGKNREVKRVAEHLGLAVNRLIRVSFGPFQLGDLGEGAVEEVRTRVLQDQLGKRLIDDAGCDFEAEAVSHGEDAPVVTGGRGAGRKTPDKRAAVDQSRLKDPSQRVGRKAPLARPRDVPAPPTLAEGETEERPTRTKRAPAVADRKGRAVKVERVARAENDPAPRRARKADPEAAERFGAPGRAPRPPRPGAKPGARDGKPAGRSFKPREGDEARGPRADGDRRGPSRGDRPDRGERPQRSFGDRPARAPSGDRPDRGERPSRSFGDRPARAPSGDRPDRGERPARSFGDRPARAPSGDRPRPAATTDGGRRSEPRWRSEDAPRSERPRGDRPQGDRPRGDRPQGARPQGDRPRTERSGAGKAFGDRPPRREGDRPYGDKPRGDRPQGDRSQGSRPSRSDAPRGAGAGGKPAGRSGGKPGGFGGKPGGSSGKPGARPGGKPGGFKPRGPGGGKPAGGGGRGRPGGADRRG, encoded by the coding sequence ATGACAGACCCGACCGACCGCCCCGACGCCAGTCCCGACGACGCCGCGACGCCCCCTCCGGGCGAGCGCGTGGCGAAGGTCATCGCCCGCGCCGGCCTCGGCTCCCGCCGCGAGGCCGAAGCCTGGATCGAGGCCGGCCGCGTCGCGGTCAACGGGCAGACCATCGACAGCGCCGCGCGCAACATCACCGCGCAGGACGCCGTCACCGTCGACGGCCGCCCGCTCCCGGCCCGCGAGCGCACGAGGCTCTGGCTCTACCACAAGCCCCGCGGCTACGTGACGACCACCCACGACCCCGAAGGCCGCGAGACGGTGTTCGAGATCCTGCCCCCGGCGATGCCGCGGGTGGTCACGATCGGCCGGCTCGACATAAACACCGAAGGCCTGCTGCTGTTGACCAACGACGGCGGCCTGGCCCGCGTGCTGGAGCTGCCGGAGACCGGCTGGCTGCGCCGCTACCGCGTGCGCGCCTTCGGCCGGACCACGCAGGACAAGCTCGACGCGCTGAAAGACGGCGTGACCATCGACGGCTTCGCCTACGGCGGCATCGAAGCCACCATCGAGCGCCAGCAGAGCGACAACGTCTGGCTGATGATCGGCCTGCGCGAGGGCAAGAACCGCGAGGTCAAGCGCGTCGCCGAGCATCTCGGCCTCGCCGTGAACCGGCTGATCCGCGTGTCCTTCGGTCCGTTCCAGCTCGGCGACCTTGGCGAAGGCGCGGTCGAGGAGGTGCGCACGCGCGTGCTTCAGGACCAGCTCGGCAAGCGCCTGATCGACGACGCCGGCTGCGATTTCGAGGCCGAGGCGGTCAGCCATGGCGAGGACGCGCCGGTGGTCACCGGCGGCCGCGGCGCCGGGCGCAAGACGCCGGACAAGCGCGCCGCAGTGGACCAGAGCCGTCTCAAGGACCCGTCCCAGCGCGTCGGCCGTAAGGCCCCGCTGGCGCGCCCGCGCGACGTGCCGGCGCCGCCGACCCTCGCCGAGGGCGAGACCGAAGAGCGGCCGACGCGCACCAAGCGCGCCCCGGCCGTCGCCGATCGCAAGGGCCGCGCCGTGAAGGTGGAGCGCGTCGCGCGCGCCGAGAACGACCCCGCGCCCCGGCGCGCCCGCAAGGCCGACCCCGAGGCCGCTGAACGTTTCGGCGCGCCCGGCCGCGCCCCGCGGCCGCCGCGTCCCGGTGCGAAGCCCGGAGCCCGCGACGGCAAGCCCGCCGGCCGGAGCTTCAAGCCGCGTGAGGGCGACGAGGCCCGCGGCCCGCGCGCCGACGGCGACCGTCGCGGACCTTCGCGCGGCGACCGCCCCGACCGTGGCGAGCGTCCGCAGCGCAGCTTTGGAGACCGCCCGGCCCGCGCCCCATCCGGCGATCGTCCTGACCGCGGCGAGCGCCCGTCGCGCAGCTTTGGCGATCGCCCCGCGCGCGCACCGTCCGGCGACCGTCCCGACCGTGGCGAGCGCCCGGCGCGGAGCTTTGGCGACCGGCCTGCGCGGGCGCCCTCCGGCGACCGGCCGCGGCCTGCGGCGACCACAGACGGCGGCCGCCGGTCCGAGCCGCGCTGGCGCTCCGAGGACGCCCCGCGAAGCGAGCGGCCTCGCGGCGACCGGCCTCAAGGCGATCGCCCCCGAGGCGATCGTCCCCAAGGCGCGCGTCCTCAGGGCGACCGTCCGCGGACGGAGCGGTCCGGCGCCGGAAAGGCGTTCGGCGATCGTCCGCCGCGTCGCGAAGGCGACCGGCCCTACGGCGACAAGCCCCGCGGCGATCGCCCTCAGGGCGACCGCTCGCAGGGAAGCAGGCCGTCCCGCAGCGACGCTCCGCGCGGCGCCGGCGCTGGCGGAAAGCCGGCCGGCAGGTCCGGCGGCAAGCCGGGTGGTTTCGGGGGCAAGCCGGGCGGTTCGTCGGGCAAGCCCGGCGCACGCCCCGGCGGCAAGCCGGGCGGCTTCAAGCCGCGCGGCCCGGGAGGCGGCAAGCCGGCGGGCGGCGGCGGCAGGGGACGGCCAGGCGGTGCGGATCGTCGGGGGTAA